A part of Leptospira yasudae genomic DNA contains:
- the rsmI gene encoding 16S rRNA (cytidine(1402)-2'-O)-methyltransferase codes for MSVEEESAEQTSTEIPLEPGTLYVVSTPIGNLEDLTFRALRILKNTDRILCENAGHSRRLFQSYSITTPASTLYRDQSETPYQGILEELKAGKTFALVSDAGTPGVSDPGSHLIRIVREAGFKITPVPGASALTALLGISGWQANPFLFLGFLSEKKGKKRNQLTEWKEFEGLIMIFESVHRIGDTLAAVQEVFPDCEYLMGREMTKIHEEILHFSPILPGKPKEFAHKGEFVVLINTNRKKMLKGSLGSVDTN; via the coding sequence ATGAGTGTAGAGGAAGAATCGGCGGAACAAACTTCGACCGAAATTCCTCTCGAACCGGGAACGTTGTATGTGGTCTCCACTCCGATCGGAAACTTGGAAGACCTAACCTTTCGAGCGCTTCGCATCTTAAAAAACACGGATCGAATTCTCTGCGAAAACGCGGGTCATTCCAGAAGACTGTTTCAATCCTATTCGATCACGACCCCGGCTTCCACCTTATATCGGGATCAATCGGAAACTCCGTATCAAGGTATATTAGAAGAATTGAAAGCGGGAAAAACGTTCGCCCTTGTTTCGGACGCGGGAACTCCGGGCGTTTCCGATCCGGGTTCTCACCTGATTCGGATCGTCCGCGAAGCCGGTTTTAAAATCACTCCGGTTCCCGGCGCGAGCGCCCTCACTGCGTTGCTCGGAATTTCCGGGTGGCAGGCCAATCCGTTTTTGTTCCTGGGATTCTTATCCGAAAAGAAGGGTAAAAAAAGAAATCAACTTACCGAATGGAAGGAATTTGAAGGGCTGATTATGATCTTTGAATCCGTTCACAGAATCGGAGATACGCTCGCGGCGGTGCAGGAAGTGTTCCCCGATTGTGAATATTTGATGGGCCGGGAAATGACCAAAATTCACGAGGAAATTCTTCATTTTTCCCCGATTCTACCCGGAAAACCCAAGGAATTTGCTCATAAGGGCGAATTTGTGGTTTTAATCAATACCAATAGGAAAAAAATGCTTAAAGGCTCTCTTGGATCGGTCGATACAAATTAG
- a CDS encoding LIC11073 family putative lipoprotein produces the protein MFLKIFRPAILPILFCIGITFGCGTNTDVAQSPFVFISPVGVPQFLSVIAVNEGITDTATKDTDFFSEPNSYKPEFLIRYFVTNAEPQFVGYNLYITTAAPSVAETLAGGNIYLENGVQPSFPHLASEASTSSAKLQTHRILNQIPPPGVFPFIKCEVYTFTLRALMNSGIFSNPSTPVRMCASSRPYLCPVGSSCNPSECNNAACSTTVKQNCPVGTLCNPCTVAGAEETGCVCPSGSSPPGCNL, from the coding sequence ATGTTTCTGAAAATTTTCCGTCCAGCGATTCTCCCGATTCTATTTTGTATAGGAATCACATTCGGTTGCGGTACGAATACGGACGTGGCTCAATCCCCATTCGTTTTTATTTCTCCGGTCGGAGTTCCTCAGTTTTTGAGCGTCATCGCGGTCAACGAAGGAATCACCGATACGGCTACGAAAGACACGGACTTCTTTTCCGAGCCGAATAGCTATAAACCGGAATTCTTAATTCGTTATTTTGTGACAAACGCCGAACCGCAGTTTGTCGGTTACAATTTGTATATCACCACGGCCGCTCCTTCCGTAGCGGAAACCTTGGCCGGTGGAAATATTTATCTGGAGAACGGGGTTCAACCTTCTTTCCCGCATCTCGCTTCCGAAGCGTCCACGAGTTCCGCAAAACTGCAAACGCATCGTATCTTAAATCAGATTCCTCCTCCCGGAGTATTTCCGTTTATCAAATGCGAGGTTTATACGTTCACGTTGCGGGCGCTGATGAACAGCGGGATTTTTTCGAATCCTTCCACTCCCGTGAGAATGTGCGCGTCCTCCCGTCCTTATCTTTGTCCGGTCGGTTCGAGCTGCAATCCTTCCGAGTGCAACAACGCCGCTTGTTCGACGACCGTAAAACAAAACTGTCCCGTGGGAACTCTTTGCAATCCGTGTACGGTCGCAGGCGCGGAAGAAACCGGTTGCGTTTGTCCTTCGGGTTCTTCTCCACCGGGCTGTAATCTATGA
- a CDS encoding LIC_20245 family lipoprotein — protein sequence MSIRKLVLYSGIGVALIALIWILFSSDDPSERERKSREADSVALLLGGGSSSGSSSSGSSGGRTNDSIFDSSFYKAGKGEYIENPTGEQKEADPNAADADNPLNPQTNKPYTNEEMERFSQLRERFPNNSLIPKKLSPAEKEAKKQEEGQIAEAARNVYARTASPAQIRSYYTHMEKQTQDRMDIINYLVDLQKGSGEEETEKKLQNIQDSIKNQLQQVQRDKENAFKQAGL from the coding sequence ATGAGCATTCGTAAACTCGTTCTTTATTCCGGCATCGGCGTCGCACTCATCGCTTTGATTTGGATTCTGTTTTCTTCCGATGATCCGAGCGAACGCGAACGAAAAAGCAGAGAAGCGGACAGCGTGGCCCTTCTTTTGGGCGGCGGAAGTTCCTCCGGTTCTTCGTCTTCCGGCTCCTCCGGCGGACGCACCAACGATTCCATCTTTGATTCTTCTTTTTACAAAGCCGGTAAGGGAGAATATATCGAAAACCCCACCGGAGAACAAAAGGAAGCCGATCCGAACGCGGCGGACGCGGATAACCCGCTCAATCCTCAAACCAATAAGCCATACACCAACGAAGAGATGGAACGTTTCAGTCAGTTGCGCGAACGGTTTCCGAATAACTCTTTGATTCCTAAAAAATTATCTCCCGCGGAAAAGGAAGCGAAGAAGCAGGAAGAAGGTCAGATCGCCGAAGCGGCGCGTAACGTGTATGCGAGAACTGCTTCTCCCGCTCAGATCCGTTCGTATTATACGCACATGGAAAAACAAACCCAGGATCGGATGGACATCATCAATTATCTCGTGGATCTTCAAAAGGGTTCGGGAGAAGAGGAAACCGAAAAGAAACTCCAGAACATTCAGGATTCGATCAAGAATCAACTCCAGCAAGTGCAACGCGACAAGGAAAACGCGTTTAAACAAGCGGGGTTGTAG
- a CDS encoding type II toxin-antitoxin system RelE/ParE family toxin yields MIQSFGDKLTENVHNGLSPNEYRAFADVARRKLRSLDSAKILQDLKSPPGNRLESLKGDRKGTYSIRINDQWRICFLWKDNGPHAVKIVDYH; encoded by the coding sequence ATGATTCAATCTTTTGGGGACAAGCTCACCGAAAACGTCCACAATGGGTTATCTCCCAATGAATACCGTGCTTTTGCGGACGTGGCTAGAAGAAAGCTACGTTCGCTCGATTCGGCGAAGATACTTCAAGATTTGAAAAGTCCTCCGGGTAATCGTTTGGAATCCTTAAAAGGAGATCGAAAGGGAACGTATTCGATTCGGATTAACGATCAGTGGAGAATTTGTTTTCTATGGAAAGACAACGGTCCGCATGCAGTTAAGATCGTAGACTATCATTGA
- a CDS encoding HigA family addiction module antitoxin, with product MKVRRTSLNPHPGDVLKYDFLEPMSLSAYRLSKDIGISESLISQIINRKKSITPDTALRLARYFKMTPDFWLNYQMAFDLEELERTKQKEYNKIKPTNLKVG from the coding sequence ATGAAAGTAAGAAGAACCTCTTTAAACCCACATCCCGGCGACGTATTGAAATACGATTTTTTAGAACCGATGTCCTTATCCGCCTATCGTTTGTCCAAGGATATTGGCATTTCCGAAAGTTTGATTTCTCAGATCATCAATCGTAAAAAATCGATTACACCGGATACCGCTCTACGACTCGCGAGGTATTTCAAAATGACTCCCGATTTCTGGCTCAATTATCAAATGGCTTTTGATTTGGAAGAGTTGGAACGAACCAAACAAAAAGAATATAACAAAATCAAACCGACAAATTTAAAGGTCGGTTGA